In Apodemus sylvaticus chromosome 8, mApoSyl1.1, whole genome shotgun sequence, one genomic interval encodes:
- the Gng2 gene encoding guanine nucleotide-binding protein G(I)/G(S)/G(O) subunit gamma-2 codes for MASNNTASIAQARKLVEQLKMEANIDRIKVSKAAADLMAYCEAHAKEDPLLTPVPASENPFREKKFFCAIL; via the exons ATGGCCAGCAACAACACCGCCAGCATAGCACAAGCCAGGAAGCTGGTAGAACAGCTGAAGATGGAAGCCAACATCGACAGGATAAAG GTGTCCAAGGCAGCTGCAGACCTGATGGCCTACTGCGAGGCACATGCCAAGGAAGATCCCCTGCTGACCCCAGTGCCGGCCTCAGAAAACCCCTTTCGGGAGAAGAAGTTCTTCTGTGCCATCCTTTAA